The following DNA comes from Capsicum annuum cultivar UCD-10X-F1 chromosome 7, UCD10Xv1.1, whole genome shotgun sequence.
TCACGTGGTATTTTCCATGTACTTTCACAAGGAAGAGGTTCAACAGGTATGACATAAGCATCTCTGAAATTCTTGTTGCTGTAGTAAGATGAGCAATAGTTCTCGCCATGTTGGTTTCTATATGTAATAGCAGCCATAGCATGAGAGCAGGGTATTTCTTTCAATTAAAATTCTCCACAACTGCACTTTCTGTTTCGCAAACaaataatgaatatttttgtGCCATTAGTAACAATATGCAGGAATTCATTTGATGCTTTTACCTGCATTGTTGAAACCACGGGTAATCTTCTAGCTATTctgttggtgttgttgatggattccgctatgtttgatgtcatcgTCCAAGTCATTGTGACAGTAGAATGAACTCTTGCCCATTTGTGGTAGCCAATTTGAAATAAATACGCCCTAAATCTCTTATCTATTTGGTCCACCCTTCCTGTTAACTCTTTAAATTGTTGTAGAATATATGCCTTTGccattgcaatttttttttttatgcaatTCTTCAAGATTCTTACGAAAGTTTACCTTTATGTTGCACCACAAATGCCAAATACAAGCATGATGTGACAGATTTGGATATACTGTGGATATTGCCTTCCAAATACTCTCATTTCTATTAGACATTATACAAATACCTTCTCTTTTCCCAAATGCAatcttaaatttatcaaaaaactaAGTCCAAGAGGCAATATTTTCTGAATCAACCACAACATAAGCAAGGGATAGTATATGACCtacaatcataacatactttataTAATATACTGGTTGATTACTGTTTTGCAagacaaacaaaatacatacatatgACATACCAATATTATACAACACATTAACATTCTGCTATGAtttacatttaaaaataaaaaattaaaaaaaaatgcttTACTTCCTTGGTCCAACGTGCTCACAGTCAGCATTGTTCCACCATAAAGCGATTTTAGAGCTGCTCCATCGACTACAACAATTGACCTGCAATATTTCCATCCACGAATTGAAGCGTCCAATGCAACAAAAGCATACAAGAATCTATTTTCTTCGGTTTTCTTCCAGTTAACAACAGATCCACGATAATGCTttttcaacatatataaataaccaGGTATCTTTTGATATGACTCAGTAGGATCACCGCGTAATATTTTAACTGCTTTGATTTTTGCACGCCATGCCTGATGATAATCTAATGAAATCCCATGCTCCCTCATCATGTCAGAAACAATATCGTTGGGAGTGTATATTCTTTTGGTATCCACATAATTACCTAAGATCAGTCCGGCTACCACTTTTGTCATCCCTTGACGTCTCTCATAAACTTGATCCTTTATTGAGTATGTATGAATGTCATAAtactttcttattttaaaaatatttgaattgttAATTCTGAAAGAACGAAGAAACCAAGTACAGTCCTCCACCACACAAATCAAATAGTATCtgttaaagcaaaaaaaaaattattacaaaaaaatcatatttcagcTTAACATACAACTTTACCATCTAATTTAATACACAAACGTTTTTACCTGCTTCCACTTGACCTTTTAGTTCGATAAGAGAACTGTTTCATAAATTCATGCAACTCCATAACTTTAGCCagtgtttgtttatccttgtaagtCTGTTTTACAGCTATGTTGATATTCGTTACATCACAAATTACATCCACACgttcttcttcaaattcttcaaaattcGGACTTATCCCGATCAAACGAACACAAtcttttgaaaatagctttctcctttattcattattttcgtTAGAACACTATTGCCCAACACACACAATTGCTCCTTCAGTATGGTGAATTACACCATCCGTTTTATCCAAAGTTGTAACGTACAATGGATATTTTAAGAAGAAATCAGCAaccattttcttctattccagATACACCTGCACACTTGTATCATTATGTATGATCATACTTGGGCATCTAACACTTATTATGTATCGTATTTCAAGTGTATTTACGGATGTGTCTATCATCAGTTGTGTTGCGATTGCTTCTACTAATCCTTTGTACTTTGTTGTTGCATTATacattatcccatcaactccaaagtcCCTCGGTTTTCCTGTTTATACAATAACAACAGttgaaaaatcccaaaaaataaatatttaaattcgTTTAGAAGgcataaaaaattaacaaacctgAAGAATCTCATCTCCCTCCATGACGGatcatgattgaatgcaaattaacagaattcatatttttttttatctaaagaaATACTTGCTTTTCACTTCTCTATCAAATTCTAATCAACATAGAATGCATTTTTTTGTTTGATGGTAGAGAGAAATCATGTAAAAAGTGGCAAGTAGTGTATGAAGAAGAAAACTCTTAATGTAAGCATTAAAATAGGAAGATAAATAATGGTTTGAGGGATTTGGGGTGGATAAATACCAATAATTAAGGTTAACTACTTTTAAGGAATgtaaattgtatattaattttcatttttcagtaattatttttctgtattttcaacaaaagaaaaaaaactttttatatatatttttaagatgaaagttgctataacttgaaaacttaaaacttttgctataagttgtaataactaatctaataagtttatagAGTTAATTTTccctattttcaatattacaaaaaattccaactccctaaacatattacaaaaattccacatatacaaagaatgctatgtatatgtcggctatgttatgtatattaatagagagagagagagagtagagtaattaaaaaagtgggagagagtgtaattacttttaaaaggctgatatttatgttatttatacttaaaatATGAACGAGTTGGGTAGGTTAAATAGGTTTGGGCTAATTTTGCTACCACTAGTTCCTTTACTTTTATACCACCACCTCTTGAGTATAGtagaaaattagaaaagaaattagGAATGCATTTCACAAGTTCAGAGTGAAAAGAAAAGTGGAGGGCAACTCAACTAGTAGTttcacttcttaatttttttgatttattttgtataatatcatttctttttatttctattttttattttgttttaatgaaATCTGAAGAAGGTGATTTGCACGTATCTTCACTACTATATTTCTTGTTCATACATAATTATATTAgtcatgtctttatctcagtagttagtagagttagttgggggcctgtcccatcaactcacagtattcagCTTCGAGGCTTTTTAGACACTACAATTAGCTAGTCAgattattcagatttcagtattatgcctgattcataattcagtagttgtttcattattaaaaccttatggcatttcagttattcttcaacattcatgattatattattcagtgctcacagtaggtaccaactcatgagTCAGCTTGTGGTTCCttgggaccgtaagcaccgtgtaatgactaggggtagtctcgggtcattacaaaagactataacttcttactctgatatcggattaaggccaAACTAGATGCTGTCAGACccaaaacaagggtcatgatggcaatTGTCACGatataccttgacaagtaaacctatcaTCTAAACTGAGATAGAAAAAAGTaaagacagaaataccccaaggtaaggcttctagaataaagctgAACcgtacaagtaatcataacaatgcggaaagaacttattcaaaacaacaatcatgtccaaaaccaggtgtcaatagtgtaagaagtGCTAACACAattcaggagtcaaatacattagtAAAATAACCACAAAAGAGTAATATttatctccgaatactaataaaaatataactactatagaaagatagaggtgaaattaggacgcatgaatgtccatcCGCAACCTTGAGAAATCTGAAGGCGCCCGAAACAACCAATCTGAGGCGCACCCGAACCTAAAGCTACACCGAAAGGGTAAAGTAAaagtgagtacgatccacttgtactcagtaggtatcataggccgaacgagcaaagtagaaataaaacatacaaaatacacactaagggcacgtcaatCAAagaatgtcccacaacggtagcccacactgattgaactaatagttctaatatatcacatatattacgaAAAcataccaagatagaacaaaagtatgcATTATGTTACATATAAGAATAACAAGGGAGAACATGTAgatataagatcatcaaatacaagtaaaagaaggtaagacaaatacatagatgacaagtcaatatggcaacacaatacaacataaacacaataaagtaagtgcgatgaatatgatgatgcacgaggtcatcgcacaacctccagtATCCTTGTACAATCCCTAtgtacacctacggagctaaaacttcccgacataggacccatggggggttcgccaactcatatacaatccacatatctcatatatccTTTCTGGTACATTCctcaaaaagtattttataaggtgttacataTCTCCTCCCCGCCACATTCCTCGGacagaattttaaaaaaatattgccaTTGTTACTTAAGTGTTGCCatgatggtaccaatgtttcatgaatgagtatgatatgaagatgtaatgctcataaccaattaGAATGActatttccacaaccaacaacATGAAATATTTTCTCAACCAACCACAGTGATACATGTCCACAAtcatgtgagccaatattcactcattattttcatttcatttattaatttccacatgtctcatataccaacaagtatgaatatatcacaatacaccaatggtaccacattaggcatttcaacaacacagtacaattattcacatatactcagggctatcaacatcatataggaccccacacaggcacacacatcatataatatctcaatttcaataattacatcacatataggcccccaaaCAAGCACAACACGTAGATAACCATTTTTCATTATtagtaccatcatttactacccagtccagtctgaaagagttaagccataatctatCTCAAAAGTCGAAACCAGTCCGTTACACTTCGTATCCACAACTTTACTTTCCACGAACGATCCTGAACtatactaaaaacatcaaatatggaatctacgtgtcaaaataaaatcaacgccactcatattgactacttttggttcgggatcaaaaTGAACTcccaaaatgaattttcaaaaaagaagggcaaaatcataactttacttcaaaaatatattccccatatttttagcaatctacagctgaaaacccaagtcaaatagagtaaaaaataaggttcaaattgaaaaaaactatttttaagctttaccagataaaatctttgaaatctggaTTAAAATCAAGtattagagttgttttgaaggttaaattgatgaaaaaataaaaattataagataaaaatattattcgagtgaaaagaagtgaatttggggtttaaaatcaagccctaagattttgagaattttgagaaatttgagaaattaatcaagaaattactaagaaaatggtgaattcttaccttaaatccgtaagagaatcaagaaatagatgttaatctagcttcccaagctcccaaaaactttacttttaagctctcacactattttaagatttaattctcAAGATGCAAGATGTAAAATGAGCAAAATAAGCAAAAAGGAGGGGAAAAACtgtttttataacaaaaaaactGCTATGCACCTGATTGTTCTTTCTTTAAGTCCAACTCGGATTTCGACAGGGTGTCCGAAATTCGTTCAGAGTTCgatttatgcaaacaaactatgtaaccacgcTAAATTTGACGATCTgaactcaatggtgatatcatatttttgaaaaaaatatcatattcacaaaattgacccttaAAATTCGAAATCTCATTtctccaaaccgagggtcgaaatgagatttaaaagctataaaatcacaccaaatatgttaccaccctaaatttgatatttcaaatttGCTAGCGAAGTCGAATTTTCTATCCGAGGTCTTTTCAAccaaatgtaggtcccacacccataatttaaatttttcaactttccgaccaacagggcgaaatgagctcgggtgcacaggaacccgaaccaaaggtctacctatcctaaaattgatatttcggagcTGTTGACGTAGTCCGTTCAGCCATCCATCACACATatcaaaagatattcacataagtccaaaataaggctctcgaagccatcaaaaatcacaataatgCATAAATAGTACCAAAATACATCGAAAACCGTGGCAATCTCCCCATAACCCAGAGATATCATAATTCAACTATggagagggataaaatagtcaaatcacacaagctcacaaatttcacatatttcatcagaAAGTAGGTCGTTACAGATGCGTCggaaagataactcaaataaCTATTATTTGGCGGGTCTTGAGCTCAAAGATGCTTCATAATCTAAAacttatggtcgtttgaagttaacTTTTTCTTAATTAATCGATTGGTAAGGAAAGTTTTGGCTTGGTTACGGGCTAGGAGGTTCTTGTGGCCTTGGTACATAGCCAAACCCCTTCTCATACTGTTAAAACTTGATATTTAATCCtacatgtacttgaagcatggttctagcCTTGACTTAAAGTTTTGGAGTGTTACAGACAGGATATATGAAAGTCCTGATTCGAGTCCGATCATGATGTACAGATCTTGCGAATAATCCCTCATGGATCATACCTCACTACATACAActatttgatatttataataatcaaataGCATATCGAATACCAAAAGAatataaaatgtatataatataCCATACTAAATACCATAATGCCAAAACTACTAtaccaaaaatttcaattttgatatagTAATTTAGTATCTATCGTACTGTATGCCCGCCCCTACGAGGAACAACATGTCTTGgtaaatattattgattaatcCCAATAACATGTTGACAAGAGTTGATCTCTAAAACATTCACAATTACTTGAGCATTTATAAAGCTGCAATGTACCGATACAAAATCAACAAAGCAGATAGGATATGTCAACCGAATCACAGAAAATCATTGAACTAACTTATTAGAAGGTATATACAACATGATCCACTTCAAAAACATGGTATGATTCTCAAATTAGAATAAATTGTGATAATAAACAAAGGAAAAATTTCATCACAATACCGTTGGGCAGTTGATTTGTAAAATATGTACACggtatataaataatatatagtatatattaatatacatgtacaatattatattaatataaataagttTACATATAATATGCATATGTGTACACAATATATATGCTTCATATACAATCGAttctatatataatttataatttaataatcaTATTTGATAAACTAGATGGCCGGGTATTGGTAACTATCCTTAGAAAACAAATGTCGTCAATAATCATGTCTAAACTCATCCAATAACCTCAAACCCTACGGACACACTAACAAAATAAACCAATAGGGCAATCTGGTGCACTAGAGCTTCCATTATATATGGGGTTCGAGGAAGAACCAAGCTATAAGGATccattgtacgcagtcttaccttgcatttatgATAGAGGACGCTTCCATGGCTTGAAGTGACAATCTTCTGATCATATGAAGGCAACTTTAGCAGTTATTCTAAGGCGGTAACAAAGTAAACCAATAGTgttcattatttttaattgtattcttggaagtttataattcatttttcaaaagtTGGACAATTTCATGAGCAACTTTTTGCTATTATCTATCTTTGTGCTTATTATGAAATTAATTACtccaaaggaaaagaagaagaagaataaaccAACAAAACCGTGAAATTAGATTCCATTCTTGGAGAAACTGTGGGTATTGTGGTTGATGATCTCAAGAATGATGTACTTGAAAGGTGGTTGAAACTtatgatatgattttaaaaaGTTCCTTGCATTGGTGATAAATTAAAAGATACAAATTGTTAATTAAAACTTAATCTTTCCTTGGCCTTTATTGACCAAATTATATCACACAAGCATATATAGTGCAAGATGACGTATATAAACAACAAAACTTAAAGATCTTGTTGGTAATCTAGAAACACATATATGTTTACCTTTCTGTTTTTTTAAAGATATATGTAACAACGAATaaagtttaaattattaaatttatgtcattttcatttttaattgtaacttttaaAACTATAAAGTCATATGCGGTCTTTCAGAAAGTGAAAAAGATTATAAATTGCATGTCGTCATCACGAAGCATGAAATCTggtttaagaaaaaacaaaaatcaccgaagtttttgaattttgtatgtaTAAAAAgccaataataataatgatgtaaGTTTTAGCTATAGTTCTAGTGATAATATTTATGTAAGTTTGGAAGAGAGTGGTCGATAAGAGGATGAGGAGGGGCGTGTTTTATCTTTGACAATCAATTTTTGGATTCAAGTTGAGTCGATTGACTATGAAATTATTTATCTTGTAAGGAGATTGTTGGAGCAATATAGTAACACAAAGATAGACTTACACATGGTATTTattgatctaaaaaataaaaaataaaattcctaGGAGGCCCTTTAGATATGTTTTCAGTTTAGATCTGTACGTGTGACCTCCATTAGGGTAATTAAGAATAAGCATGATGGAATCAAGATTCGAATTAATCAGGACAGTGGTAAGTGACTCAAAACACTTTCCAATTGTCTCTTAACCCCTTCCTATTTACCTTAGTGAGGGACGAATTATTGCATCATATTCAATTGGGAGGTGTCGTGTTTATGGTATTTGTAGAAGTTTGGAGACATTCCTTAGAGGCTAAAGATTTGTGGTGGAATTAAGATAGGCTAAAAGTTTGGAGACATTCCTTAGAGGCTAAAGATTTCACGTTAAGAAGTATTAAAATAGAGCATTTGGATTTTGGAGTACAAATTTAGTGATGTAATATTTGAGGCAGGGGTTGAAGTGAAGATCGATGCATAAGCCATATCCAAGAGAGGAAGCTTCAAGTATTTTGGATCTATAAATAAGTCAGGGTGATGATGTTGCACATAGTATTGGAGTAAGGTGAATGGAGTTTTGTGTCATAAGAATGTGTCATCAAGACTTAAAGCCTATCACATTAATTTTCAAGGTCAAACTTGTTAATTTGAAGCTAATGCTATGTCGTCCTTCCCCTTTATATATGATAATATAGTTGCAAAATAATCCAACAAAATATGTGTTGGATTATAAATCGAGGGAAcatcatgcggaagctaataATTTGCAAATCATAGAGACGATAATttagatgacaaataaaaatatactaaaacataatattattgatatgattcgATCAATtaatctacatattaaaaataaatcaaaaagcataaaattatttGAGAGAAATTTTTCTCCTAAATAAgactcttaaacgactacattatGGATATTATTGTGTTGGGGAAATAAGAAGAAGGATCCTGAATATGTAGAGATACAAAATCTTTCCTTcaaaaaagaggttagccaaatatgaaaaaattatatctttctttcagaaaaagtaaatgTAATTATGACATAACttaaatttagtaagaaaatcaTGGCAAAACCCCAACAAATTTCccctttttgacttgatttttttGACATAACTTGATTGGACTTCTTCACATGCATGATCTTAGTTCTTCACATCATCGTTATCACTGTTACTTGTgatggttaaaaataaagtttaaaatatcatgatataaaataggttaaaaattaatattttatttttatttttaaagatgcagcaacaTAAATGTTGGAAATATGGTTAAATTTTGTTCTCCACATGTAATTGgacaaaatcttcattatcatcaaattgattgcagTTATAACTGAAACCACCTTGACCCTATGTTCAATGCATGACTGAaccctaggctctaatactactTATTGGGTTATAAATCTAGAGGGCATCATGCGGAATCCAACAATTTGCAAATAATAGAGATGATAATTTagatgacaaataaaaacatactaaaatataatattattgatatgattcggTCAATTggcatatatattaaaaataaatcaaaaaacataaaaactatcTCAGTGAAAATATGCCCCTAAATAAGACTCTTAAACTACAACATTGTGGATATTATTATGCTGGGAAATAAGAAGGATCTTCAATTTGTAGAGATATAAAATCTTTCCTTCAAGAAAAAGATTcgttaaatatgaaaaaaaattatatttttctttcagaaaaagtaaagtaattataatattacttttaattttcttttaagaaaaataaaacttaaatttgataaggAAATTAAGATTCTTGCGAACCTTAAAGCAAAAGTGCAACTTCTCTCCACCACCCAATTTACTTCCACCAAACAACTTGCCAATTTGTTTTTAACTTTTATTGTgcataataattaatattatatacTCCTTTCTTTTcggattatttaatttattttgacttgatataaagttttaaaaagtaagaaagatttttgaattttttaggttttaaattaaaaatatgttaaaatgttctttaattttatagtattaaacatgtcatgtgaaaagttaaaatcagAGTGttgctaaaaaataaaataaagttaaaatcagagtgttactaaaaaataaaataatcattttttttttgcacaaactataataaaaagtagatcaaacaaattaaaaaaaagtttttttttctgaTAAAGTTGAAGTGCAGAAACAAACATATTGACAAGAAACAATAATTCAGTACAAAATCAAGCATACCATAAAAAGTAGTGTAACAACTTGATTAGCTAGGTTTAATTATTTATAGAGAGAAAGGTAAGCTAAGTAACATTATTGGTAATTTTAATGTAAAGTTCTTTATTGAAAATACTGGTGTTGGACACTAAAATTCTCGAggctgaaaaataaataattcgagataagaaaaaatattgcaacaatcaatttattgatttcaatgcgagtgttacaatctctatgaatcctcttattcaccttttcaaatataaatccaagggcttaaagcttaatcttaaatttgaacttgatttgcggacttgagggacttgatcttgacttgtgcttgaattcaaaggcttttgagcttgttcttgaatattgcgatcttgatcttgaattttgatgaacttaatttgaattcttgagctttttagagaaattgcggcatTTGATCCATTAGAGTTCTGGGTTcccttttttgaattatgagacccttatttatagttgtaggaaagtaAGAGTCAATATGAATatggactttctttgaccaatcagatttaagtgatgtgtttTGACATacggcatggtcctattggctccttcacttaaCTTGACATGCCACGTTATGTGACTCGTGacacttatttgggcctctagcaTATGACAATATCTTAGGCTTATTAAAGTGGGCTcattatttgtagcccaaatcaatgggctagcccaataaaaattggactttaattaaactcatatatgtttggacttaaataattaatttaattttattaatccacaatatttatttgggactagtatattttgaatttaatataatctaaattttgtactaatttaaatttaataaaattgcatcgcccacaaatgccccctacttcaagacttatcgagtcatttaatattttgaagactagccttgaagtatgattatttaagcaTATTTCCTTTGTGCTTCAAtgattttcatacatatgaatacctcattcaaaaatttaaagtcgaactatattgatattgcctctcaaAACTCTGTTATTTTTTTCTCCCATGAATCTCTATATTTAAGACccattggtgaggcatgatatccaatttcaaacagattttggaagactttttatcgccttacttaatcaggaataaaactcttccgctttgagcttagattggagaaggaaagaacctccaatttgaatttgtatggaagaatgaaacaacctccaatttgaatttgtatgggagaagaaaataacctccaatttaagTTTGTATGGGAGaaagaaacaatctccaatttgaatttggacatgaaagttattccaatctgaatttatattggagaaggaaacaatccCCAATTTGAATTTGGGGATGGAAGTTAGTCTAATcggaatttatattggagaagaaaacattcATCCTACAACCCTATAAAAGGATGTAGTTTttccactttttcaatatcaattttgggattttcaagccatcaacaatattgaggtaatttctttccctcctacttttctcttattttcatcacttttttttcagcacaacatgttagtggtagaaaattcatatctaattgtaAGAATATTGAAATAATGAACCGTTTGATATTCCAGAAACTAGACTtcgagatctataacatatccaaaattcagcatcaaattccttcaatataattctcgatAATTTTTGAAGTTAGCCTAAATTTTATCAGGCTGACAATTTTAGATCtgcgcgtctttactaaaactttcatatcttgaagtaggaaggatgaaatcaAAAGCCacttgattcttgtgaaactagacacaaatATCTATagcatatccaaaattcataatttaatacaattgagatatttttaggtgttatcccgaaatcaacattgagttttgatgcatcaacaattttAGATTTACGCGACgtcatcaaaaaaattatatctcaatatgAGAGTATCGAAATTATGATCCGCTTGATCCTATAGATGTCAGAAACATTcatgtataacatatccaaaatttgaattttgacactttttgaaTTGTTCTCGATAATCTTTTGAAGTCGATCTTATATGCTGTCCGACAGAGGATTTCAGATTTGCATCGcgtcaccaaataatttatttcttgatgtgTGACCATCACCACCAAAAGGTATTTTGATTGCCTCAAACTAGATTTTGAGGACTTTATTCTCATCAAGGTatcttgtctcaatccaagttggtgatatacaattTTCAAAATTGCAACGCTCTGATAGGTAACAtcctttttatttgtgtttttactttctttcttgtttcctccttttttttgtaggattgaaaaaaatatgcaacaatcggcttaagg
Coding sequences within:
- the LOC124885699 gene encoding uncharacterized protein LOC124885699 yields the protein MEGDEILQTYKDKQTLAKVMELHEFMKQFSYRTKRSSGSRYYLICVVEDCTWFLRSFRINNSNIFKIRKYYDIHTYSIKDQVYERRQGMTKVVAGLILGNYVDTKRIYTPNDIVSDMMREHGISLDYHQAWRAKIKAVKILRGDPTESYQKIPGYLYMLKKHYRGSVVNWKKTEENRFLYAFVALDASIRGWKYCRSIVVVDGAALKSLYGGTMLTVSTNQHGENYCSSYYSNKNFRDAYVIPVEPLPCESTWKIPREVLDEVVLPPDSK